AAACAACCTGGATTTTCCATCCTCTCTATATTCATAATCTCGTGTAACTTCGCCTGACAACGTCATGAGTCTAACCAGTCGTCTGCTTGTGGCATCCAAAGTAAATTTCGTGCTATCATCAACTAATGTTACAAGGATACCACCATTATTTGCCAAAGTTACACCCTCTGGCGCCAAAGGTTTCGTGGAAATGTTTTCTTCATGAAAGTTAGATGACGTACTTGCAATTACTGAAATACTCTGTTCCTCTAGGTGTGAAACTATGATTTCATTATGTGGTCCTCTGGTAAATGCGTCGCACTCGCGCTTCAGATCCACAGTGTTTAACACTTCTCCTTGAAATCCAATTTGAACTATTTGGGTCCCTCTGTCTTCGTACAGCCAGCATGCAGACTCACTGGAAGCCGCGAGAGAATTTATTGCATCTGCACCAAAGACGAAGGAGGCAACCTCTGAAAGCGTTATTTCGTTTGTGTCAAGCAAAGTTCCCACCAAGGACTCTAGCATAAGACTGTTGATTTTTTGTGGGGAAACGAGCATAGAATAGAAACTGGACGAAATGTCTTTCCTAGATCTGGGAATGGTCTTCAGAGTATTTTCTAACGAAGAAAAACTTTGCAAAAAACTATAGTCCGTCATGTTGCCCTCATCTAGAACTGAACAAGTTTCTGTCAAGCTTTCTGTCTGCTGTTCCAGTTCGGATTTCATTAAATCCAAAGCGGCATTTTTCGTTGATAAGTTTTCCATGAGTCTCTCTTTGTGTCCTTCTTTGATTTTTGCCAGGTTTTTCAAGATTACGTCATGATGCCGAAGCAAAATGGCCATCTGCTCCCTACatctgtttgtattttccttCTTGATATTATCAATGATCTCTATTCGTCTATGTAAAAGTGGAATATACCTTTCCTTGACATCCAAAGAAGTGGTTTTGAGGACCTTTTTCTTGTCGTCTGCTAGCTTCTGCACAGCT
This genomic window from Ostrea edulis chromosome 4, xbOstEdul1.1, whole genome shotgun sequence contains:
- the LOC125670068 gene encoding uncharacterized protein LOC125670068 translates to MAHTIDKSNFKTAQIAVNNCKIHNRTTDQYCEDCGVLLCLVCARLSHVQHKCEAVQKLADDKKKVLKTTSLDVKERYIPLLHRRIEIIDNIKKENTNRCREQMAILLRHHDVILKNLAKIKEGHKERLMENLSTKNAALDLMKSELEQQTESLTETCSVLDEGNMTDYSFLQSFSSLENTLKTIPRSRKDISSSFYSMLVSPQKINSLMLESLVGTLLDTNEITLSEVASFVFGADAINSLAASSESACWLYEDRGTQIVQIGFQGEVLNTVDLKRECDAFTRGPHNEIIVSHLEEQSISVIASTSSNFHEENISTKPLAPEGVTLANNGGILVTLVDDSTKFTLDATSRRLVRLMTLSGEVTRDYEYREDGKSRLFTLPRRAIQKRNGDICVIDFLSETQGIIHVISIEGQKLSAYTGQNLEQNFLPTDILADDQCNIIITDPTNNVLHLLNSEGEFLKLLTPSKSSFSIPISLTLFGEIIWVGNLDGRVNIYRYRNDIVL